The window GCTTTATTTTTGCCCAGTAGAGATGTTTTGTGTGTCAGCTTCATCACAGAGCAAGATGGAAAAATATAGGCCTCATTAGTCTCATGCCAACCAGAATGGGCCTTCAACTTATGGTGCTGGTTTGATTGAATGGACCATTGCATGAGTGGTCGGTGTCTGGGTTACTGGATTTTCTCTTCTGGTTATGAGTCACTGTTTTTTCTCAATGTTAAAATGAGTGAAGACCATGACTCTAAACCCGTGACCTTCGCAGAAGGAAAACGTTGTTACTGTTGCCATCGGTATTATTTGGCATCTACAAAGTCATAGAATAAAAACTTGCATGCATTTTCTCCCTCAGGAAAATCTGAACTTGGCTCTGAACTCTGCCTCAGCCATCGGGTGCCATGTGGTCAACATAGGGGCTGAGGACCTGAAGGAGGGGAAGCCTTATCTGGTCCTGGGACTTCTGTGGCAAGTCATCAAGATTGGATTGTTTGCTGACATTGAACTCAGCAGAAATGAAGGTAAGAGCAAGTCCCAAAGGTCATTTATGACACAGCTTTCTAATAACTAAGCGCGTTGGGGACTCTAGGAGGAAGATGTCAGAAATTCTCAAGTTTTGGAAACTACACAGTTATATTGATTCCATGGTATTCATGTAACAGATTCTATACACACAGACCAGACGTTTTTTAATGATGGAGCAAAAGCTTTTTAAGACCATAGACTAACAATAATGTTTGTTTGGAGCATAGGGCTCAGTCTTGAATGTTTGGCACTCTAACCTCAAGAGGTTTTTTCAGAGCTCACTTTGCCTTTAGATACTTCGTAACAAATAAGAGGACTTTTAACTTGCATTTTGCGAAGTAAGCAACTCACATTCGTATACTATAGTGAAGGTACCAGGTTAGGAGGAACTTGGTCTATTTCTTATCAAAACTATAGAGGAAGGTATAGGTCAAAGGGTTCAAGGTTGCAATTATATGGGATGAATAAGTGGAGATCTAAACAGCATGAgggctatagttaataatattgtgcTGTATACTGGTAATTTGCCAAGAAAGTAGATTTCAGGCACTCTtcctacaaaaaagaaagaaagaaagagatagagagagaaatgaagaaagaaagaaagaaaaaggtaacgATATGAGATGTGagtatgttaatttgcttgaccaACAGTAACCACCTTACTGTGTATGTGTCTACCAAGATAAGTATACCAAAACATCACGTTACACACCTTAAATCTATGCAGGCtagaataaacatttttgaagacCGTAGAAAATTCCATTTAGGGTTTCAGAGTTCTCAACTAAATATGTAGCTGTCAATCTTATTGCGTCTTCTCTCACCATCTTATCTGTATGTAAACAGTGACAGCCCCCTGGCTTAGACAGAGGTAGCCAACCTTGATAAGTATCATGCAAAACACGATGTTATCTTTTAGTTATCAGGTACAAATCCTACCAGTATGAAATCTGTAGTCAAGTTCTAATCTTTAGTTAtacatacttttttatttatatgtccAAATCACAATAACCAATGAAAAATcctgaaatattatttaaaaaccaaTGTATTAAACATAATATAAAGAAGGCGGGGGAGAGGAAATAGGGATCTTAGAACCTGTGAGAAAGAATATTGATCTTCAAATAATGACCTCAGCTAAATTTAAACCTTCTAGCTGAGCAAAAAAATACTTACTCATCTGGGAAAACGTAGAGGAGAGTTGATTACAGTGTTGAGTTGCTATAATTAGGCAGGTAAGCACTTGAAATATAAAACACCTATGGGAATAGACAAGAGAACATTGTTATTATTACAAAATTGATCTCTTAAAAGCAAAAATGTTGTCATATTGTGAAATGTGGTTTGACAGACCCAGCAAAACATCCGAGCCAGTAGCCTTGGTTATTTTTATGGCTCTGCCCAAATGTTCTTAAACATAGCGTTGAGATTCACTGTGCTTTGTTTTctccatctggaaaatggagataataaataaGCTCACAATGGCTTACGCCTCTTTTtagggaataataataaaatatttaatccatgGGAAAGGCTACAAGAACCTTTACCCCGAAGAGGTAACGTTGTTATCTTTAGCATTTTAGCAGAGCTTAATGAAAGTTATAACcaacccccctcccccaacatcgctgcatttatttttctgtggttttTGTGCTTCTTCAGCTCTGATTGCTCTTTTGAGAGAAGGTGAGAGCCTGGAGGATTTGATGAAACTCTCCCCTGAAGAGCTCTTGCTGAGGTGGGCTAATTACCACCTGGAAAATGCAGGCTGCAACAAAATTGGCAACTTCAGTACTGACATCAAGGTAGGAGGAGCGTTGTTTGAACATGACTCTCTGCAGCAGTGAAGGGGAATTTGggcattaataaagaaaagataaagatttGGGGCTTCCTTTCTTCAGAAGTTCCAGGTTAGTCTGGTGATGTTTTGGAGGTGCTCACTGTCCTTGAGAGCCCATCTGCTGCTCTAGTCCTGGGCCATACACAGATCTGCCCACAGTCCTAGCGCAGTGTCTCGATTGGAGTTTGCATATCAGGAAGTAGAGGGACAAAGGTGAGCTAGAGGAAGAGCAAGAGAACAGTCTGCTGTCCAAGTAAAGGGAATATATGTAGGTCTGTAATGTCTCTGGTTTCATAAATGGGAGCAGCAGATGGGAATTCcctgtaaaaaattaaatgaagatgACTCTTCTAGTTATACTAATAATAGCAAACATGGTGTCTgcaacatgccaggcactgttctcacTGATTTATATGTGTATTCTCTTAttgaatccttacaacaaccccaTGAGGTAAGGGTTATTatcctctcattttacagataaagagacAAAGAGGTCCATAggggaaaggctgaggcaggaatacaCTGTGGTTTTCAAGTATATGAAAAGTTCCATGTCAAGGTGAAAGAAAACAGCTATTGGCAATGATGACAGATGGATGAAGATAGAAAGTGGTTAaggagcagaaaggaatggaaagcggTCCCTAGAAGGAAAGAGTAGGAGATGCTGGGATGCAACACCAGGAAAATACTTCAGTCTCCACTTTCTCAAACATTAAATAACTTTTCCCCAAAGAGAAAGAGTCAGAGGAAAGTTCACATGACTCAACAGGAGTATACCTAGGCTTGTAATTCTTTGAGTAACAGTTTCCCACTGCTTTATGACGTGCATTCAGTGGCATTTAGAACTCagtgtgtgtcaggcactgtgccagaGTCAAGCTTCTAGATGGAAAGCCCCCATTTCTTAGGATCTAAGCTAAATCCATCTTTCTAACTATGCATCTTTCATGGGTTATTAACATTCTTCTAGCACCACCAACCGACCTGGGTTTTAACAGGAGCTGGCTGTCATGCTCTCCCTTTGTGCTCAACAGTTAAGCTCTGCAATTGTAAAACTTTTCAGCCAAAATTAGGCTGACGGATCTCAGCTGTAAATTTACCTAATTTCCTGTCATTAAATGGCTGTGTTCTCTAGAACCACCATTTTGTGCTTTGGGAAGTGTCTGTATGAGATAGGAGCTGGCCAGATGAGCACTTACTTATACAGTGTTCTCTGGCAGCCGCTGCACGGCAACTGACTCCGCGCTGTCATGTGTATGTCTGAGTAGCCAGCCAGCAACCTCGGGAGATGTCTTTAAATCATGTAAATTGGCAAAGGCGAGGAGAACACCCAGACTAGAGTGAGTGAGAAGGTTCATGAGAGTCAGGTGAAATGAGGTTACTCTTAGCCAAACTAAAAAGATGTAACCCGGGGCAGGCAGATGGTATTGGTGCCTGACACCTGCATGTGACTTTCACTGACTTCAAAATAGCTACAGTGAAAAGTCAGAGAAGGGAGGGTAGAAAGAAGGGAGATGAAGATCATTTTCCCCAGGTGCAACATCAATGGCTCACACTCTCTGGTTCTCCTCTTTCTAATGCCAAAAGTGGTGAGCGTACCTCTCCTCTGCCCAGGCCTTACCCACCCTAACCAGTTgtagaaacaaaataatagctgatTTTTCGATCTTTATGAGAAATTGAGATGCtattaaatgatttaaataaacTACCTGAAAATCTGTATGCTTTCATTGACTAAGAATAAATTTATACTTTAAGACTATAATTCTGAGAATTCTTTTTGTCAATAAGCATATTTTCAGAATCTAAGAAAACTTGAGAATTCAATACCTGTATCTAATCTGCTATAACTAAATTGAACcatttttctagcttctagatAAATATGAAATGCACTTTTCTTAATATTTCTCCTTTTACATAAAGATTGCTTGTTAATGCTTCAATCTTCTGTCTTTGACatctttttctcttgctgattgtccatttaaatgtattttaaactcGCTTTAAACTTGTGCTTCCtttttctgtcacttttttttaattaaaccttAGCTGACTGACTTCTACAGCAAtataaaggtatatatatattttcttgtataCAATTTAATACATGTAAATAAGTTGTTTTTCTCCCCTAAAGACAACAGAATAATATCCACTTCTTTAGGGTGCCTTTTGTGTATATCTTGTCTATTTTATTGTTACgctccttttaaaaagaaaaacaaatgtgatATGTAAAGAGACAAATGGAACATTCAAATTAGTGAATGTTTCTAGCTTTGTTAATTAAGTTACATTCTGGAATGATAGctgaatatgaaataaaatgtttgcttttggGAAATCATTGTTATGCTAAGTATGTAATTAGCTGTGCTATTTTGAAATTggaatttcttaatttctcacAGGACTCAAAAGCTTATTACCACCTGCTTGAGCAGGTGGCTCCAAAAGGAGATGAAGAAGGTGTTCCTGCTGTTGTTATTGACATGTCAGGACTGCGGGTAAGGCCAGGTCCCAGTTGTGTTTGGAGAATATGATGCTGTTTTCATGTTGGCAGTTCCATTACCTTGTGTGGCCCTGATTCTGGAGTTCCATGAGTGGACATTTCTGCCTAAAGCCCTGTTAAAACGGTAAAACTGTGAGCAGTTTGGGATAATAATTGATGAAAACTGAATCTGGAAATacaatattaaagaaagaaaccaaTAGTAATTAAACACCATCCAGCATGCTAGGCACTTCTATATATGTTCATCATTTAGTAGACTCTATAACCCCACATGGGTCTGAATGTTATAATAAAACTTCTGTTTTGCCGCCACTTTAATACTGATCTTGAGAAGTCTCTTTGCCCGTTTCTGTGCCTCATTTAATATCACTGGAGTTAAATTCAATGAGTTCATGTTGAAGTCAACTGATTCCTAATGAGAAGTAGAGTAAAAGTAAATGACAAGTAAAGCTCATGAAATGCATAATGTGTAGCGTTATCTAGTAAAGGGTCATATTAAGAAATCATCCtaatttaaagttttgttttctgaaaattgGTGGTTTCATGTACTTTAAGGACAGTGGGCCATATTTCAGCAAAATTTTAGGGTTAAGAGTCACTTACAAATGGCTAGAGATTCTCTAGAATTATTTGAGCACATTGAGTGGTTCAAAATCTGaagtctgcaaaaataaaattgatattatgtatttatcaataataatatgtAGGTTAactgataaaatttattttatttgggttGCAAGTATACCAACTCAATGTGGAGACAGTGGTTATGCTAATCATATGTTCTTACTGGCAAGTGTAAATATCTTTTGTGAACTGGttatgggaatataaattaataaataaaatttttgatagACAATCTCATGTCATCTGTgcacacaaataataaaaaggaatctTAATGGTTGGAAATAATTAAGATAAACTCAAATGATCAGTTTTCAGAATCTACTGCATCTCTTTTGAAACAGGGCAACCAACCACTCATCTGAAATAGTTTGATAATGGAGATGAGAGATCTTTGTTACTTAACCTCTGAGATTCCTTTTACTTGTGACTTTCTGATTTTGGTGCAGGTGCATATAGGCAATAATGTGCTGTTATTAAGTGTCTGCCTGAGATAAACACTAATGGTTTCAGTGAGATTCCCATTTCTTTTCACATTATGCAATCTGCTTTGTGCATGGAGAGCCTTGACCCAGCCCTGAGACATCCTTTTGCATTGCAGGAGAAGGATGACATCCAGAGGGCAGAATGCATGTTGCAGCAGGCGGAGAGGCTGGGCTGCCGGCAGTTTGTCACAGCCACAGATGTTGTCCGAGGGAACCCCAAGTTGAACTTGGCTTTTATTGCCAACCTCTTTAACAGATACCCTGCCCTGCACAAACCAGAGAACCAGGACATTGACTGGGGGGCTCTTGAAGGTAACTGTAAACGATTTGCCTAAGATGGGGAAAGGCACTCACAATTCTAATTCAATGGCAATTCAAACTCACTTCCTAAGCAAATATAAACTATTTACACGTGCAAACAGGCCATTAATTCTCTGGTATGCAACAAAGAGAATAAATAGATTCATCAAGTCAATTTCAGCCAAGCAGGAATAATCAAATACCATTCTATCACGTCCATTAACAAAGCGTTCATCAATTATTAGAATTAAATGTTTTAGGAAAGATAATGCATTTAGTTGTTAGATGAAATAAATCCTGAGTTTCAAAAAGATAATTTACATACTTAATGGACTGTGTTGATTCCTAGAGACAAGAAATTGCCACCATCCATTTCcaaaaaatgatatttaatgtATGCTGGGATATGCTTACTGAGTTttcggttttgttttgtttcttacgGGAGCCACAGAAAAGAATTTTGAGGCAGAATCCCTAACAGTTGTATTTTTCAGGTTAATGCTCTAAGATTCAACAAAAAGCATATAGCTTTAATTAGGTTCTACCAGGTAGAGGTGCCGGAGATGTttacttgactttttaaaaaaaatcatgaactAGTCCCAATATTGAGACAAAGGTCAATTAATATTAAATGAATATCACCCAAGCAAGGAGATTCAGATTTGAAGTATGAGTTGATCCTTTTCCACAGTGCTTTACTCTCACTAGAAATGCAGCATGATCATGCTCCAGCACTCCTGCATTGGTGTCATTTGCTGAATTATGGTCAGGGGGTTGTGTGCATTTTGTTGACTCCCAAATCTATATATCAGGCCCACAAATCACCCATTTCAGCTGCTTCTAGAATATTCCTGTTTGGATCCTTGGCTATCATTTGAGGTGCAGCATATGCAAAACAGAATTGATTAttttccctcccacccccaaccatTGCCTTTCCAGCCCACCTCCCATCCCGTTTGCCCTCTTTTAGAAATGCTCCATTTCCATTAAtcataccattttttttctttagtcaccAAACTAAAGAGCTTGGATCCTACTATATCTTCCTATCCTTCATCCCTACATCCACTAAATCAGCAAATACTAATAATTCTTCCTTTGGAACATTTTCTCAATTGTTATGTTTCTTTTCTGCTATTCCAAGCTCATTACCTTATACACTAATTATTTTAATGGATCTTGGAGTCTCCATTTATCAAATGCTTGAATGTATCCCACATGCTAATGTCAAACACTCTGTCCTCTGCCGTGTTTAATTCAAATGCATATCGCCTTTCAGTGATTCTGCACACTGCTGCCAGGCACATCCCGTTACTGATTTTATTATATCTCTGCCTTGCTCAAGAATTTATTGTAGTAATTTTACAAAGCCATAATGACTGCCGTTGCCTAATATGTCAACTAAAATCTGCTACCTGGTATCCAAAGATCCGCAATTCTGAATCCTTCTTCCAGATAGGCTTATCTCATTGGGCTGTACAACACACACCCCTGACCAAACCAGTTCCTGATGTTCTTAATAGAGACCTTGCCTGTTGCTCCCTTTGTATGCATATTTATACTATCTTCTACTCCCACCCCTTGCTATCTTCCCAAATCCTctactctttcctttttctgatcCAGATTTTGCTAGCTATCCAAGGACAAGTTCAAATTCCACCCCTTCCAAATTCAGTCCATActgttcttttctctgtctcaatTCAAATAACAAATATATCTACCTCATAAGTGAGTTCTGTAGCTTGTGTGATCTCTGTTTGATGCCTAAAAGTCCTGTTTTTTCCAGCAAGAAGGTAAGCCTTTGAGAGCCAACTGAACAGCTACCCCACACAGGATTCCACACACTATTAATAGATGCTATAGAAATACATGTGGaattgaaatggaaaagaaaaattaacacagtATAAGAACCCTCGTCCAAATCCAATAcggtttattttatttctttctttcattctactTTCAGTTTTTATTGCATCCTCTTTAGTTAAACTTTGGTCATAAAAAAGCCATGTTTTCTTCGGTCCCAAAAGATAACACATCTTCATTCATCTAGGTGAGACGAGAGAAGAGCGGACATTTAGGAACTGGATGAACTCCCTGGGCGTTAACCCTCGAGTCAATCATTTGTACAGGTAGGAATATTTGGGAACTCATTCTAATGTAAGATAGAGACCTCAAAAGAGCCATAGGATTCCAAATACCACTATGATGTGCATTCTCTTCACAAAATGTGCATACCTTGCTGGAAGGGGAAAAAAGTGCCAAGTTGAGCTTCAGATGTTGGATATTCGGTTGAAAAACTCACCTGCATACATCAGTCTCACTGTGTGCTCAATATATAAATCATACCTcaacaaaatgaaacatttactATATGTCATAAGTGATCTTACATATAACCCGCTTACAAGCAGGCAAAACAACAGATGTTAAGTTTGTGGTGAAGTGTCTCCTATGCCACTTGTtaaagcaattttctttcttttttttttttcaatatttctttttttttgagatggagtctcgctctgtcgcccaggctggagtgcggtggcgcaatctcggctcactgcaagctctgcctcccgggttcgtgccattctcctgcctcagcctcccgagtagtttggacttcaggcacctgccaccacgcctggctaattttttgtatttttagtagagacggggttccaccttgttggccaggatggtctcgatctcttgacctcgtgatccacccgccttggtctcccaaagtgctgggattacaggcgtgagccactgcgcccgttctaaatatttcttttacatttatttagttttacaaattttaaacCTTTAGGTACAGgggacatgtgcaggtttgttatataggtgaaTTGCATGttgcaggggtttggtgtacagattatttcatcaccataGTGCTCTTTCTTTTCCTGAGGCAGCATATGTTGGATGGAAGGGCATAGCTAGTCACACCTGGGAAGAGTGAGTCCCCCAATCTCTCTGAGTCATGGTTTCTTCACCTCTATAGATGGAGCTACGACTACCAAGTGTGCAGGGTTGTTGTGAATATTCTTTGAACTAATATGTAAGAAAGTGTCTGGCCCATTGTAGGCCCTGAATAAATGTTGGatatctgagaatccttttgtgtttgttttgttcagtGACTTATCAGATGCCCTGGTCATCTtccagctctatgaaaagatcaAAGTTCCTGTTGACTGGAACAGAGTAAACAAACCGCCATACCCCAAACTGGGAGGCAATATGAAGAAGGTAAACAATGATGGTTCTGTTGTTCCAGGAGACAGGCAAAGTCATAGCCTGCAAGAGCACTCTAAATACTTTATAAGGCAGCCAAACTTAGACAAGTAATGTTTTTCCAGAAATTAAATTCTAGTACAGCAATCAGAAACCTGAACAGCTTTATTAAAGTGTGTCCATTATTTCAGTCGATTGCTTATTTATAATTCCATGTTGGATGTCTTCAAACATTATCATGCAAAAATTCTAATTAAGATAATTAGAGCAAGCAGAGAGCCACAGGGATTTTTCCCTCAGCAGGATCTTTATTCTAATTTCTAAAGAATTGGAGCTTGTACTGACAGCTTGACTTGTTCAAACAGTTTGTCAACTGTCAACACAGTGGGAACATTGTTTTGAAACAACAGGGTTGACACAGCCATTTCTCAGCATTTCTTATTGCTGTGACTGTTAATGATCCATGCGTAGCTACAGGAATATCTGTTCACATGTCCATTGCTATGTTTGCAGAGGATGGAGACTCCAAATTTTCCATGTCGATCTCCATGAATTCACCTTTTTTAGAAATATTACATGTAGGTAATTAAGGATGGCTCTCCATTTATGCAGTGTGATATAGCTGTGAACATATTCATAGTAATGAATTCATTTCAGTTTTCCacattatgaatattttttatgAAAGTGAGGGGTTCTAAGGAAAGATggaaaattctttaattttgaatCCTAGAATTGCAGAACCAGTTGAGACTTGAGAGGTCATTCGGTCTTaccatatttatttcattttttatctttatttttattatttatctggtATTTATCATCATCAAGATGATGACGttaaattgttttcctttctgctcattCAGCTTGAGAATTGTAACTACGCGGTAGAATTGGGGAAGAATCAAGCGAAGTTCTCCCTGGTTGGCATCGGTGGACAAGATCTCAATGAAGGAAACCGCACTCTCACACTGGCCTTGATTTGGCAGCTAATGAGAAGGTAGTATAGCTTATGGAAGTGGCTTTTTCTTGAATACATTATTTACCTAgacaaatattagcaaattttTAGCAGTATGAGTTAATTCAGTAAAAGTATGTTTTAAGCTAAGCTTCATAACCAGAGAAACACTTTTtacctttctgcttttttttttcagttctatcagtttttgtttcaaGTATCGTGAAACTCTGTTATTAGGTTCATAAACAGTTTAGATTGTTGTTTCATTCTAATTTACTCATCCCTTTGTCCTTATGA of the Pan paniscus chromosome 14, NHGRI_mPanPan1-v2.0_pri, whole genome shotgun sequence genome contains:
- the LCP1 gene encoding plastin-2 isoform X1, which encodes MARGSVSDEEMMELREAFAKVDTDGNGYISFNELNDLFKAACLPLPGYRVREITENLMATGDLDQDGRISFDEFIKIFHGLKSTDVAKTFRKAINKKEGICAIGGTSEQSSVGTQHSYSEEEKYAFVNWINKALENDPDCRHVIPMNPNTNDLFNAVGDGIVLCKMINLSVPDTIDERTINKKKLTPFTIQENLNLALNSASAIGCHVVNIGAEDLKEGKPYLVLGLLWQVIKIGLFADIELSRNEALIALLREGESLEDLMKLSPEELLLRWANYHLENAGCNKIGNFSTDIKLTDFYSNIKDSKAYYHLLEQVAPKGDEEGVPAVVIDMSGLREKDDIQRAECMLQQAERLGCRQFVTATDVVRGNPKLNLAFIANLFNRYPALHKPENQDIDWGALEGETREERTFRNWMNSLGVNPRVNHLYSDLSDALVIFQLYEKIKVPVDWNRVNKPPYPKLGGNMKKLENCNYAVELGKNQAKFSLVGIGGQDLNEGNRTLTLALIWQLMRRYTLNILEEIGGGQKVNDDIIVNWVNETLREAEKSSSISSFKDPKISTSLPVLDLIDAIQPGSINYDLLKTENLNDDEKLNNAKYAISMARKIGARVYALPEDLVEVNPKMVMTVFACLMGKGMKRV